The DNA window ctccgtgctcccaatgcagtgggcctgggtttgatccctggtcagggaactagatcccacatacatgatGAAACTAAGAAGtcagcatgccgcaactaagatccggcatagccgaaataaaaataaataaataaatatttaaaaaaataaataaacgttaaatatagaattaccatatgacccggcaattccacttctaggtatataccgaAAGCaactgaaaacaggtactcaaataCATACTTGTACATGCATGTTTATAGTAGCACTGTTCACAACagcaaaaggtagaaacaaatatccatcagtggataaatggataacaagttgtggtatacatacacaatggaatattatgcagtcataaaatggaatgaagtactgatacaggctacaaggtggatgaaccttgaaaacattaggctaggtcaaagaagccagacacaaagtcacacagtgtgattccatttatacgaaatacGCAGAggaggtaaatccatagagacagaatgcaGATTCATAGTTaacaggggctggagggagggggtaaCAGCGAGCAACCTGCTAATGCATTTGgagttttcttttggggtgataaaatattttctaaccaGACGGAGGTGGtagttgtacaacactgtgaaggTACTAAATTCCTCTGAATTGtgactttaaaatgattaattttatgttatgtgaatttctccttaattaaaaaaaagtccttacAGGTGATGGGCTACTGTACTAGATAGAGCCTGAACTAGGTGAGGACAGGTTCTACCattatagctgtgtgaccttgggcaccttAGCAAGCAGCACCTGTgctatttcttcatctataaaataaaaagtacaattaTACTTCACACAATTACTGGAGGAAATAATTACGACAAACATAAGTGAGAATACTTTGTAAATCAAAATCAaaggtattgttattattaacagtaactagggaattccctggcagtccgggggttaggacttggcgctttcactgccgagggtgcaggttcaatccctggtcggggacctaagatcctgcaagccgtgcagtgcagccaaaacaataACTAGACTGGTACACTCTCACTTATTGACTGAGTCtactttaaaacttttccatGAATTTATCAGTTGCTCTCTATAGACCCCATGTATAACGCATTTCAGTATTTAGAATCTAACACCAGTTCACTTGCTTATTGGTGTATTACAAATGACatcaacatttaattttatttgaagacACAGCAAGGAAAGTGGTCAACAGAAAGCCTCCTTTAAGTCACTCTTCTACAGATAAACTCTCCCATGTACTGTACTCACAGGAATTGCTGTTAGCGTCTGTCTTCCCAGCTTTCAGGTGCCTGCTTGAGTTCTGCTGAGATTTGTTCTGCTCTTCTCCAGTGAGTAGGGCCTTTATTTCAGAAGGGATTTTCCCTTGGTCCATTGCCATGCACCACTGCTTGTactgaaatatgtaaaatatatttaaataaaattttactagtCAGAGTTCAGCAACCACAGGTGGAAATCCTAGACATAAGAACTCCCATAACTAGAGGTCAAATTGGCTGCTGGGAATCCCACCTTCTGTTGTATTCCTGTTGATAACCTAGAACATGGATGAGGCCTGCTATCTTCAGAAGAGGGTGAAAGACTACTGCTGAATCTTCTTGTGATGTGCTGGAGTAGTGCTCAGATTAAAAAGgcccctctggggcttccctggtggcgcagtggttgagagtccgcctgccgatgcaggggacacgggttcgtgccccggtccgggaagatcccacatgccgcggagcggctgggcccgtgagccatggccgctgagcctgcgcgtccggagcctgtgctccgcaacgggagaggccacaacattgagaggcccgcgtaacgcaaaaaaaaaaaaaaaaaaaaaaaggcccctcTGGCTAAAAGAATATCTCCCCATGGAGTGCCATTCGTTAGAATTCATCTCTTTTTGCTGACTGTCACATTATTATGTCTActcctaaaataaataattttgtaacttcctttctctatttcataaatattcaCTAAACATCTACTTTCTCCCAGAGTGTGTACTATGGACTTTGGGGGTATAAAAGATGAATCAGTCCAAAGATTATGTCCTCCAGTGGCTTACAGTGCAGAAGGTGAGAAATAATTTACAAGCCAAAGTCAACGTATTAAAAGCAAGTCTACTGAATAGTGTACATCTGGACTCTCTCCATGACCCGACTTAATTTTCTTACCTTCTAAAAAGCTGGGGGTAGCCTGTCCCAGTATTGTAATGATCGTGTtagtattctctctctctttcccaaccTGTCACCTCCTCCCCTGAGCTCACAGTACTAATGGGCTTCTGTTCCCTTTTACCTATTCTCTTGTATGTGTCCACAGCTACTACCTAAAgtctgaatgagtgaatgaataaaaccAGGCCAAATGGTATCATACTATGCATATTACTACATACTGTTACACTGCGTTTTCCATTTAGCAATATCTTGTAAGTGTCTTTCTACATCAGTAAATATACACGTGCACTGTGACTTTCGTGGGCTGCAAAGGAGTCCAACACATGAATGTAGTATAATTTAACCAATCCCCTACTGCTGAACATTTTGGTTATTTtcgatttttttttcctgtcataaACAATCCCTTAAAGAAATAGTCACTttccactcccaccagcaatgtatgaaaatgCTTATTTGCCTATGTGCTGGCTAACAGATGAATATGCTTTCCCACGTTCGTCAACTGGATAGCTAAAAAATGGTATCTTCATGTTTTAATATAGCTTAGGTTGATTGTTTCATGCGTTTATTGACAGACTTTCTTACCATTTCCAGTTCCTCTCTGAGGGCACAAATGGCTCTTTCCCGACTGGATACCAACTCTTCCAAATACTGATATCTCAGTTTTTTTCTGGCCCGGCATTCTCTTGCACTCTGCCGGCTCCTCTCGAGTTTTGCCTTCAAGTCAATTTTGGCTGGCTTTCGACCACGTTTGCCAGGCTTCTTCACTTTACCTCCGACCACCTTCAGCAAGAGAGAAACAGTTCATCTTTTTCCTAGTTCTGGGTCTAGGAAAGTGACTGCGGCTGCATATTAGCaaggaaaacatttacaaataacaaataaatggAGCCTGTGGAACTAAGAAAGCATAATCCCATCAAATGCCTTATGATTCTTTgcttcataatttctttttctgatactaTTGATACCATGAATGTGAGAGAAGAAACAGTAtaagttttcattatttcttcaataataaacttgttttaataataaactttacAGAGCTTAACAGTAAACTTTAGGAACCATATATAGCTAGTAAAAAACTAAAAGACTGccattaaatattttgttcacaTAGAACTTTTACTGACTTAATAAGTAagacaaaatattgaaaattaagTTCAGTATGATCTCAATCTTATAAAGCAACACATAGAAGAAAGGATCGTAAAAGGTCAGTGGCGGGGAGGAATCAAGATGCCGGTGTGGGAAGACGTGGAGttagtgtctccccacaactagggtgcctgacGGCCACTGGTGGGGGAATTCTGacccccaaggagatgggaggaaacccaaagtgaaccggtaggatgtAGGGGGACCGAAGGGgtaggagaagtggaggccagacaggatcagcgCCACTGAGGCCAGGGAAATCagaagaggcaggtgggagggactcttccaagaagagcaggagaggagtggagggccaTCACCCGGCCCACTCAGATGCagggagcctgctgggctcccaggtgaggtcccctgccctctgagactggggtggggggcatgcctgggccccttctgttccttgagcctaagctccACCCCCAACAGcacccagggccttttccagccctgtggatcctgagcattggccccagCCACTGCCCAAAACTCGCCCTTGtttaggccccgccctccacagccaaggcctcccccccaccccccttttttttcctttccctctgttactattgtggtactgatatACCTTCCGGTTGTTGACATAcctatatttttacattctttctaacatatctgttagtttcttcatctaattttattttttactttattatttttctcctttttttttttcttgccaccCCACATAGCTTGCGGGTCCTTGATTCACCAGCCCAGGGTTGGGGggaagctcctgcggtgggagctccgagtccgaACCACTaaactaacagagaacctcagaccccagggaatactcactggagtgaggtctcacagagttccttatctcagcaccaagacccagctctacccaatagcctacaagctccagtgttggaagcctcaggccaaacaacaagtaagacaagaacacaatcccacacattaaaaaaaaaaaaaaaatgagatggcacaaaaatatgtcacagatgaaggagcaaggtaaaaacctacaagaccaaataaatgaagaggaaataggcaatctacctgaaaaaaaattcagagtaacgatagtaaagatgatccagaatctcggaaatagaatggaagcacagattgagaaaatacaagaaatgtttaacaaagatctagaagaactaaagaacaaacacagatgaacaccacaataactgaaatgaaaaatgcactagaaggaatcaataacaatatctgaggcagaagaacgaataaatgagctggaagacaaaatggtagaaataactgctgaggagcagaataaagaaaaaagaatgaaaagatgtgaagacaatctcagagacctctgggataacactaaatgcaccaacattcgaattataggggtccctgaagaagaagagaaaaagaaagggtctgagaaaatatttgaagagattatagttgaaaacttccctaacatgggaaaggaaatggtcacccaagtccaggaagtacagagagtcccatacaggataaaccctaggaaaaatacaccaagacacaaattaattgcactaacaaaaattaaattcaaagaaaaaaatattaaaagcttcaagggaaaaacaaaaaataacatacaaaagaatccccataaggctatcagctgattttttagtggaaactctacaggccagaagggagtggcaggatatacttaaagtgatgaaagagaaaaatctacaaccaagattactctacccagaaaggatctcattcagattcgatggagaagtcaaaagcttttcagacaagcaaaagctaagagaattcagcaccaccaaaccagctttacagcaaatgctaaagaaacttctctaagcaggaaacacaagagaagaaaaagacccacaaaaacaaaccccaaacaattaagtaaatggtaataggaacatacatatcaataataaccttgaatgtaaatggattaaatgccccaaccaaaagacacagactggctgaatggatacaaaaataagaaccatatatatgctgtctacaagagacccacttcagacctagtgacacatacagactgaaagcgaatggttggaaaaagatattccatgcaaatggaaatcaaaagaaagctggagtagcaatactcgtatcagataaaatagactttaaaaaagactgttacaagagataaggagggacactacataatggtcaaaggatcaatccaagaagaagatataacaattataaatgtttatgcactcCACacaggagcaccccaatacataaggcaaatgctaacaaccatgaaaggagaaactgacagtaacacaataacaggaggggactttaaaaccccacttacaccaatggacagatcatcctaacagaaaataaatatggaaacacaagctttaaatgacacaacagaccagacagatctaattgatactaaataaccaagagatcactgaagaaattaaaaaatacatagaaacaaatgacaatgaaaacacgacgacccaaaacctatgggatgcagcaaaaacagttctaagagggacgttgatagcaattcaatctcacctcaagaaacaagaaaaatctcaaataaacaatctaaccctacacttaaaacaactagagaagaacaaagaaaacccaaagtcagtagaaggaaagaaatcataaagatcagagcagaaataaatgaaacagaaatgaagaaaacaatagcaaagatcaataaaactaaaagctggttctttgagaagataaacaaaactgataaaccattagccagactcatcaagaaaaaaagggagaggatgcaaatcaataaaattagaaatgaaaaaggaaaaatcacaactaacactgcagaaatacaaaggattataagagactactacaaacaacgatatgccaataaaatggacaaccacgaagaaatggacaaattcttggaaaggtacaattttccaagagtgaaccaggaagaattagaaaatatagacagacctatcacaagtaatgaaattgaaactgtaattaaaaatcttccaacaaacaaaagtccaggatcagatggcttcacaggcaaattctatcaaacatatagaaaagagctaataccaatccttctcaaactcttccaaaaacttgcagagggagaaacatgccaaattcattctatgaagccaccatcaccctgatacccaaaccacaaaaagataccacaaaaaaagaaaattatagaccaataaatatcactgatgaacatatatgcaaaaatcctgaacaagatatgcaaacagaatccaacagcacattaaaaggatcatacaccatgatcaagtgggatttatctcagggatgccaggattcttccatatatgcaaatcaatcaatgtgatgcaccacattaagaaatcaaggaataaaaaccatatgatcatctcaatagatgcggaaaaagcttttgacaaaattcaacactgatttatgataaaaatctccagaaaatgggcatagagggaacctacctcaacataataaaggccatatatgacaaacccacagcaagcatcatactcaatggtgaaaaactgaaagcatttccactaagatcaggaacaagacaaggttgtccactctcactactcttattcaacatagttttagaagtcctagccacagcaatcagagaagaaaaagaaataaaaggaataaaaattggaaaagaagatgtaaaactgtcactatttgctgatgagatgatactatacatagaaaatcctaaagatgccaccagaaaacta is part of the Phocoena sinus isolate mPhoSin1 chromosome 10, mPhoSin1.pri, whole genome shotgun sequence genome and encodes:
- the CREBL2 gene encoding cAMP-responsive element-binding protein-like 2 isoform X1, whose protein sequence is MDDSKVVGGKVKKPGKRGRKPAKIDLKAKLERSRQSARECRARKKLRYQYLEELVSSRERAICALREELEMYKQWCMAMDQGKIPSEIKALLTGEEQNKSQQNSSRHLKAGKTDANSNSCEYSTWESLSVEE
- the CREBL2 gene encoding cAMP-responsive element-binding protein-like 2 isoform X2, with amino-acid sequence MDDSKVVGGKVKKPGKRGRKPAKIDLKAKLERSRQSARECRARKKLRYQYLEELVSSRERAICALREELEMYKQWCMAMDQGKIPSEIKALLTGEEQNKSQQNSSRHLKAGKTDANSNSW